The sequence CGCCTGGTCATTCCTCTGTGCCAGGACAGGATCAGCCCTTTGGAGCTGGAAACCAGAGTCAGACAAGCTGAAAAGAGCAGAGGGAGGTGCCTGCCCCTTGTGCCAGGGCAGCTGAGGCCGGTGGTTTTGCCTGTGTTAATTCTGGGGGGTTTCCGTCTAGGGAAACTTCCTACAACCCTCTGTGCAAAACACGGTGAAACTAAGTCACGGGGAACAAGGGCAAGTCTCTATAAACACAAAATAGCGAAGCCAGCAATCCTGGATGCCCCGTCTCGGGTTTAAAGGGACTGTTGGAGGTCAATCGCTGCTGTTTATGCTCACAAAAGTCAGGGGATGCTCTGGCCTTCGCCCTTGTGGGACCCTGTAACCCAGTCCCGAGATCTTGCCCAGTAACCTCGGTGTCAGCCATGGCTCTGATGGGCAGAGACAGCGGTAATCAGCTTGAAACGGGCTGCAGACCTGCCCGGGAGCCATGCAGGGTGCCCTGCCACTTGTCACCACTGCTTAAGCGATCCCTGTGGGATCGGTCCCTTGAAAGACAGGTTGGGCTTATGTCCCAGCAGCACGTAGGAGGAAAATTCATGGATTCCTGCACAGAAATGGTGTGATCTGTCTCTCCCTACCCCTGTTTGTCTGCCTGCAGgttcagctgcagctgctgacgGCCATCGTGAAGCTGTTTCTGAAGAAGCCCACGGAGACGCAGGAGCTGGTGCAGCAGGTGCTGAGCCTGGCCACGCAGGTGGGTAACGGCTCCCGCACCAGGGAAGAGCTTCCCAGGGGCTTCGCCATCCCCCCACGAGGCAGCGGGAATGGTTTGGGAATGCAGCGCCCATCATAGGAGGCAAATAATTGGAGCTTAATTCTGGACGAGCTGATAGTTAGTCCTGGAGAGTGAGGACACCGTCTCCTGTAGCACGGGAGGCATCTCTTGCTGTTTCCCTGCGAAGGCTGGTGTAGCAAAGTGGTGTGGCCTCTACAGCAGAGGTGTGACGTAAATAGCTTTAACTGTTATCCCCGTGATCCCTCTACTATTACAGCAAGACTTAGATGGGGCCGAGATGCTCTCAGTTGCTCTGTAGTATTGGCAGTTTCCCCTTGCCCGACGGCTTTGGCGCTAACCCCCGTGCTTCCCGAAGGACTCCGACAACCCCGACCTGCGGGACCGCGGCTACATCTACTGGCGTCTGCTCTCCACCGACCCCGTGGCCGCCAAGGAGGTGGTGCTGGCGGAGAAGCCCCTCATCTCCGAGGAGACGGATCTGATCGAGCCGACGCTCCTGGACGAGCTCATCTGCTACATCGGGACGCTGGCCTCCGTCTATCACAAACCTCCCAGCGCCTTcgtggaggggagcagaggggtcgTGCACAAGAGCTTGCCCCCGCGAACGGGCTCGTGAGTATCTCCCCTTTCCCCACGGTGACTCCCCACCCCACACAGGGACTTCCAGGGCTGAATCCGTGCGATGGGCAGGTTGGATGCTGGGGCTGCCGCGGCCCTGCACGGTGCCGGGTGGAGCTGGCTGTGTCCGCTGTGCTCTGAGCTGAGGCCCCCCCTTCCCGAGCGGAGGAATCCATACGAGCAGGGCTGTATGGATTCAATGCTGCCCTTGCAAGGCTGAAGGGAGCGATCTCAGACCTAAGTGGAAGGTGATCTCGATGAGTTTTGGGAGCCGTGCTGGGATGGGGTGTCTGTGAACGCTTGCTGCAAAGCCCAGCTGGGCAAACCTGTGCCTCCAGCGAGACCTGTCGGCTCAGCCAGAGCTCCCCCCAGGATCTCACGTCTTTCCCTTGCTGTTCCCTTCAGGAGCGAGAGCGCCGAGAGCCCCGACACAGCCCCCTCGGGGGTTCAGGCGGCGGAGCAGCCGGCCGTCATCCCAACTCAGGGCGACCTGCTAGGCGACCTGCTGAACCTGGACCTGGGTCCCCCGGTGAGCGGGCCTCCCATCGCCACCTCCTCCGTGCAGATGGGCGCCGTGGACCTCCTCGGAGGCGGCTTGGACAGCCTGGTACGTCGCAGCTCCACGTGCTCCTTCCCCGAAGCCTGGCTTCCCTGGGTTTGATGCTGGCTCCTCTCTGGAGCTCCTGGGGATGGGACAGGCTTGTCTGCCCGGGGACACCTGGGCTGGTCCACCTGCAGCTGGTGAAGACAGAGGGGGACTGCACCCTAATTTGTCTTGTCATCATTGGGTTGCTGGAGCGGGGCAGTTAGTGCTCCCGAGTGCCTTTTCTCTGGGTACATGAGGTCTGTGTAGACCCTTCCGCCGTGCTGCAGGGGTGACTGCTCTTCCTGGCTCCCCCTCTGAACCCCACAGCTGCGTGAAACGGGGACGTGCcccaggctgctgtggggctgggctgagaCACACCAGCTCGCGGCCCGTGGGGTGCTTTAATGGGTGTCTCCTGTGCCGGGAGATCTGGAGGTGACACCTTCTCCTGGGAATGCAAACCGGGAAGCGGTTTGGCTGcaagggggaggagggatggaaacCTCCCTGGCTGGGACCGCCTGCCCCACAGGTGCTGGTGATGGTCCGGGCTCCCCAAAAGAAAAGTTTGGAGTTTTTTCTGCTACTCATAAAATCCGGCAGATATCCCCTGAGGGGAAGCAACGCCGCTGTCTCTTTGCCTGCTGGTCTGTAATCCAAGCGCTGTCCTGGCTCCTCGCTGGTCATACAGGGTTTGGTAATGGGCTGGCAATGAGCGTGGGGATGAGACCTCAGTCACACTCTGTCCCCTGGCTCCAGGGCAGCCACGGACAGACGGATGGGTCGGCAGCGCGGCAGGACTaacctctcttccctcctccccttctcttgtctctctcttttttttgtctctttttctctcctggcttGTCTCTGCATGTGGCTGGCTCTTCTCTCCGCCTTGCCTGCTTCTGCTTGGAGATGGGGGACGAGTCGGAAGGGGTATGGATCAGCCCTTTTCTTAGCCCTCTAGTCCATGCGTAGCCCCAGCGCCTGTGCCCACCCCCGGCTGCCCCTGCTTCCCCCGCGCGGCCTGAGCCTTCCTGTTCGGTGCCCCAGTGACACCTCGCTTCCCTCTGGGAACGGCCAGCCCACCAAACAGCTCTGGGACCACTGGAGCATCCCTGCCAACTCTGGGCTCTCACTAGCCCACACTGATGCTTTTAGAGTGCCCTCGATGGTGCCTTTTGGGGGACCCCTGTGCCCTGGGCGCGCTGGCCCCTGCCCCTGCTGATGCCCCTTTCTTCTCTTGCAGCTGCGAAGCGATGtgggaggcagccctgctgtgagTGTGCCCTCACATCTCTACCCCTCTCTCACCCTctgcatcctcctcttcctctcctcccccgcCATGGTGTCCCCCGTAACCCGTTCCCTTGTCTCCCGCAGatgggtggcggcggcggcagctttGCGCCAGCGCCCAACACCGCGATGCCTGCGAACCTGGGGGCACCCCTCGGCAGCGGCCTGGGAGACCTCTTCGACCTCACCGGCGGGGTGGGCACCCTGTCGGGATCCTACGTGGCACCCAAAACGGTGAGTGGGATAGCCGAGCCCCAGCCACCGGCTGCTGGCAAAAGCTCGGGGCTGTGGCATTAAGGGGGGCAGAGCCCCCGCCCTGTGCCTGCTCCACGCTGCAGGGTTTCCTCGGGGGGAGGTGGAAGACACGCTGCCTCTTCTTAGCGTGGTTGCAAGATGGGTGGGGGGTGGTGGCCTGCAGACAGAGAGGACGTTACAGTGCTTGCTCGGGTGCAGGGATGCGGGGAAGAGTGCCGTGTTCCCCTGGGTGGCACGGAGCCCCACGCAGAGGGGAGAGTAGGGATCTGGCAGCTCACGGCCCTGCTTTTGGGGCTGTGCTGTTTCCCGGTGCATGGGGTGAGGTTTGGAGGACTCGGCAGCAGCGTCCCGCAGCCCTGGCTGGGGGCCGTGGTGTCAGTAGCCATTAAATGTTTCTGGTTTACAAACGCCCTGcgcagctctgccaggctggaGAGCACTGAAGGGTTCGCTTTGGGTAAAACCCCAAGGGTTTCTTGTCTCCTTTAACCCAGGTCTGGCTCCCTGCCATGAAGGCCAAGGGGCTGGAGATCTCCGGCACCTTCAGCCGGCAGGTGGGCTCCATCTCCATGGACCTCGTGCTAACCAACAAGGCTCTGCAGGTCATGTCTGACTTTGCCATCCAGTTCAACCGCAACAGGTGAGGTCCCTCCTGGGCTGCGTCAGCAGCGACCGGTGAAGATGCTGCGCGACACCTCCAAGCTCAACCCTGGAGCGGTTGCGTGTGGaaaagggtgggaggaaggagccatgaggctggaggggctgggaacAGCCTCACGTGATGACCCTTCTCTCTCTGATGGCTGTGGTGGTGATGATCGTCAAACCAAAGCCTCTAAGAAGTTGGCTGAAGAGGCCGTTCCTCTGGGGTCTGACCCCGCTATTTGTTCTCCTGGTGAACTGATGCTCCCTTTTCCCTCAAAGGGACGCGACAAGGCATGGCCCTGAGGGAATGGTGCAGGAACAATAGAAACGGGTGTGTAGCAGGAAGGGTTGAGATTTTGGGGCTACCTATTGTTGCCCCAgggtgggcagggcaggagccagcctgGTCCTGGACTGTGCGGGGGCGGACAGGTGAGTTGGGGGGTTCCTGGGGTCAGGGTGGAGGAAGGCAGGGAGTCCCGATGTTGACCCACAGCGGGTGGGCAGTGCCTTCTGCCATCAtctgctgccccccaccctgaccccctgCCCTTCTTGGGTGTCCCCCCAGCTTCGGCCTAGCCCCGGCAGCTCCTCTGCAGGTCCACGCGCCTCTCGCCCCCAACCAGTCCGTGGAGATCTCCCTTCCGCTCAACACCGTCGGTTCCGTCATGAAGATGGACCCCCTGAACAACCTCCAGGTGGGGAACGCCCCGGGGGTCTCCCCCCATCCtggggagctggggatggggcagggtcTTCCCCAGGGGGAGTGTGCTCTCTCGGGAGGCAGCTGgagggggacagcaggaaccGGGAGAGAAGAAACGCTCAGCTCATCGTCTCCTCTGCTGTCAGAGCTCAGTCTGGCTCCGATTTGACAGCCAGCTCCAGGCAGACTGCTTCCTCCATGGAGGAAGATCCTCGCTGACAGCAGCAGAGCCGAGCCTTGGCTGAGCATCTGCTCACGGTGTCCCAGTGCCGGGGGAGACGCTGGAGCATGTAGTtcctgggagggagctgggagagaaggctgggggggtgcaggcatGGCGGCTCCCCCGTTTCCCCTATACACTGGGGACAGGAGGACGCTGGCATGGATGCTGGCCTCTCCAGCTCCCTTCTGGCAGCTGCCAGGCTCTTGCCTGTGATGGTTGATGGATGACACCTGGCTTaagagggatgggatgggatgggatgcttGCTTTGGGAACCACTCGCCTGCTGTAGGTCGGAAGAGGTGTTGACGTCCCCGTGTCCTTCCGTCCCAGGTCGCGGTGAAGAACAACATCGACGTCTTCTACTTCAGCACCCTGTACCCGCTGCACATCCTCTTCGTGGAGGACGGGAAGATGGGTGAGTTGGAGCGCTGGTGGCTGTGGCTCCTGCAAGGTGCGCTTCTGCCACCGGTCTGTAGGTGCCATCCCAGCCTCTCAAATCCTCCCAGCCACGTTGCCAGCcctggggatggagcagggagccGTGAGGAACCAGATACACCTGGGAGTTGCAGATGGGGACACTGCCATTCCAGCGTGACCCCACTGTGGCCACCTGAGATGGCCTGAGCCACCTTCTCTAACTCCTCACCCTGGCAGAGCTTCACTCCCTGCTTATTTTGCCTTCTCTGGCACTCACCACCCTCTTCCCCGAGGCAGCGTAGCTTGCTATCCCCCCCCACAAAGTGGGCAGCTTTCCCGCAGCTGGGTGAGCCTGGTCTTGGGAAGCTGCTGGAGGGGATGGCAGTGCAGCAGGGTGAGATGGTGAGATCCCTTCAGTCACCGGCGACGTGGCAGCGTGGCCTCTGCGTTGTACCACCTTTGGGGAACAGCCGCTCTTGTATCTTCATCACTGCGTTGGTTTTGTTCCTCGCTGCAGAGCGGCAGATGTTCCTGGCCACTTGGAAGGACATTCCCAACGAGAACGAAGCCCAGTTCCAGATCAAAGACTGTTCTCTCAACGCAGGTGCGTACAAACCCTTCAGAAGGACCCAGCTCAGCTTGTAGCTGGCCGCTGGTGACCAGCTCATCCCAGTTatcccagcccaggctgtggggagacaGGAGCTCCTTCTCCCTGTGCCCACCCCGTATCTCCAGGaggaagctgctgctttgccagtTGTAGAAACTTGGCAGCCTCTTGCTCTGCCTCGTGGGGATGTCCCTACCTTGGGGACACTTGCTGTGCCCACCCTGGCATATGTCTCAGTGGAGAGAAGCTGAACCGGATCATGGAGCCCTGACAGTGCCCGGGCCAGCCCACGGGCAGGGCAGCGGTCCTGTGCTCGTaggcaggagctggggccagGCTCCCTGATTCCCCCCTCGctcccccagctccttctccaggAGATCTGGTGCCAAGTGGGATGTGCAAACCCTGGCTTGGGGACAGCCAAGTCCATTCAGTCCCGCTGGCAGCAGCGAGCTGACCTTTGTGGAGCGAAGCGGGGCAGCTCCGCTTGTGAATCGAGCTCTGGGCTGTTGCCTGCCCTCCCCGGGAGCCCGGTTGAATAGAGCCCTTCTCCTGGCTGCGTGGGGACGGCGGGTTTTGGATGTGCTGCATCCCGGGGAGGAGGAGAACGGGGCAGGAGCAGGTCCAAAGGGATGTTCAGCCCGGTCCCCTGCACCGAGCCGCCCCCACCGCAGCTCCCTCCTCCCACGCAGATGCCGTTAGCAGCAAACTCCAAGGCAGCAACATCTTCACCATCGCCAAGAGGAACGTGGAGGGCCAAGATATGCTCTACCAGTCCCTGAAGCTCACCAATGGCATCTGGGTGCTGGCAGAGCTTAGGATCCAGCCCAGCAATCCCAGTTTCACGGTacgccccttcccctgcctgcctgcgaAACGGCCCCGAGCCGcggctgctgcccaccctgctgcccaccctgccttcCCCGCTCTCTGCTTGGAGCTTGGGTTGGGCTTGGATGGTCCTGCAGCACGTCTGCGGgggcaggacaccccccccccggctccagctCCCTTCCCCGTGCCACTCCCAGTGTCCCTCTCGCACGGGGAGAGCGAGACCGGCAACACTCAGTCCCCGCTGGCTGCCCTCCcagcacggggggggggacaccgtggTGGCAGCTAGAAGAAGCAGAGAGGTCCCAGCCCACCGATGCTTCTCTGTTtaaaccgaaaaaaaaaaccccttcccgGGGCACACCTGCCTCCGCCTGTGGTGCTGCAAACAGCCTCGGAGCAGAGCTCTGTCCTATCGGGCATCCACCATCCCGCTtttccccgccccggccccttccccaACTTTCCTCGCCCCCTGTTTCCTTCGGGTTGGGAAGAGCCTGTGTCGCCTTGACTCACCTCTCTGTGTATCTCCgtacctgctgctgcctgcccctcgCCGGCCTGCCCGCTGTTTGCAGGATTTGGAGGTTAGCAGACTGGTTGTTACCCCCGGCTTTGGGCTgtctctggctgctgcctggTTATTTCTCCCCCGAGTGTTTTTTTCCTGCCGGCCCCGTGTCTCTcttgctgcctctccctcccGGCAGGGGCTTGTCAGGGGGCTGGCACCGGGAGCGGAGCTTCCTCGGAGCTGAACGTTTCGGAGAGTCAGGGTGTTCCCACCACCCTCCTGGGTTGGTTTGGGATGAGGAGAGCTGCAAATCCTTAATCCCGGAGGATTCCCTGCTCGCCACCCCCGCGGCCGAGCTCTCCCCGCTCGCCTACGGGCTGAAGAGCTGATTGAGTTTGAGAGTCGTCGGATATTTAATCTTGGAGCAAATAACCcaggggggcagggagaggaaggtgcCTTTGGGGGGAACCCTTCACCCTCGAGCCGCAGGCGGGGAATGGAACCCCAAGAGCGGAAGCGTGTGCgtgcctctgcctgccctccctgcctgcgctGCATGTGGATGGCTCTGCCCCTCAACCGGGCGGGGGGA comes from Larus michahellis chromosome 13, bLarMic1.1, whole genome shotgun sequence and encodes:
- the AP1B1 gene encoding AP-1 complex subunit beta-1 isoform X1, coding for MTDSKYFTTTKKGEIFELKAELNSDKKEKKKEAVKKVIASMTVGKDVSALFPDVVNCMQTDNLELKKLVYLYLMNYAKSQPDMAIMAVNTFVKDCEDPNPLIRALAVRTMGCIRVDKITEYLCEPLRKCLKDEDPYVRKTAAVCVAKLHDINAQLVEDQGFLDTLKDLISDSNPMVVANAVAALSEIAESHPSSNLLDLNPQSINKLLTALNECTEWGQIFILDCLANYMPKDDREAQSICERVTPRLSHANSAVVLSAVKVLMKFMEMLSKDLDYYGTLLKKLAPPLVTLLSAEPELQYVALRNINLIVQKRPEILKHEMKVFFVKYNDPIYVKLEKLDIMIRLASQANIAQVLAELKEYATEVDVDFVRKAVRAIGRCAIKVEQSAERCVSTLLDLIQTKVNYVVQEAIVVIKDIFRKYPNKYESVIATLCENLDSLDEPEARAAMIWIVGEYAERIDNADELLESFLEGFHDESTQVQLQLLTAIVKLFLKKPTETQELVQQVLSLATQDSDNPDLRDRGYIYWRLLSTDPVAAKEVVLAEKPLISEETDLIEPTLLDELICYIGTLASVYHKPPSAFVEGSRGVVHKSLPPRTGSSESAESPDTAPSGVQAAEQPAVIPTQGDLLGDLLNLDLGPPVSGPPIATSSVQMGAVDLLGGGLDSLMGDESEGLRSDVGGSPAMGGGGGSFAPAPNTAMPANLGAPLGSGLGDLFDLTGGVGTLSGSYVAPKTVWLPAMKAKGLEISGTFSRQVGSISMDLVLTNKALQVMSDFAIQFNRNSFGLAPAAPLQVHAPLAPNQSVEISLPLNTVGSVMKMDPLNNLQVAVKNNIDVFYFSTLYPLHILFVEDGKMERQMFLATWKDIPNENEAQFQIKDCSLNADAVSSKLQGSNIFTIAKRNVEGQDMLYQSLKLTNGIWVLAELRIQPSNPSFTDLEVSRLVVTPGFGLSLAAAWLFLPRVFFSCRPRVSLAASPSRQGLVRGLAPGAELPRS
- the AP1B1 gene encoding AP-1 complex subunit beta-1 isoform X2, which gives rise to MTDSKYFTTTKKGEIFELKAELNSDKKEKKKEAVKKVIASMTVGKDVSALFPDVVNCMQTDNLELKKLVYLYLMNYAKSQPDMAIMAVNTFVKDCEDPNPLIRALAVRTMGCIRVDKITEYLCEPLRKCLKDEDPYVRKTAAVCVAKLHDINAQLVEDQGFLDTLKDLISDSNPMVVANAVAALSEIAESHPSSNLLDLNPQSINKLLTALNECTEWGQIFILDCLANYMPKDDREAQSICERVTPRLSHANSAVVLSAVKVLMKFMEMLSKDLDYYGTLLKKLAPPLVTLLSAEPELQYVALRNINLIVQKRPEILKHEMKVFFVKYNDPIYVKLEKLDIMIRLASQANIAQVLAELKEYATEVDVDFVRKAVRAIGRCAIKVEQSAERCVSTLLDLIQTKVNYVVQEAIVVIKDIFRKYPNKYESVIATLCENLDSLDEPEARAAMIWIVGEYAERIDNADELLESFLEGFHDESTQVQLQLLTAIVKLFLKKPTETQELVQQVLSLATQDSDNPDLRDRGYIYWRLLSTDPVAAKEVVLAEKPLISEETDLIEPTLLDELICYIGTLASVYHKPPSAFVEGSRGVVHKSLPPRTGSSESAESPDTAPSGVQAAEQPAVIPTQGDLLGDLLNLDLGPPVSGPPIATSSVQMGAVDLLGGGLDSLMGDESEGMGGGGGSFAPAPNTAMPANLGAPLGSGLGDLFDLTGGVGTLSGSYVAPKTVWLPAMKAKGLEISGTFSRQVGSISMDLVLTNKALQVMSDFAIQFNRNSFGLAPAAPLQVHAPLAPNQSVEISLPLNTVGSVMKMDPLNNLQVAVKNNIDVFYFSTLYPLHILFVEDGKMERQMFLATWKDIPNENEAQFQIKDCSLNADAVSSKLQGSNIFTIAKRNVEGQDMLYQSLKLTNGIWVLAELRIQPSNPSFTDLEVSRLVVTPGFGLSLAAAWLFLPRVFFSCRPRVSLAASPSRQGLVRGLAPGAELPRS
- the AP1B1 gene encoding AP-1 complex subunit beta-1 isoform X3 yields the protein MTDSKYFTTTKKGEIFELKAELNSDKKEKKKEAVKKVIASMTVGKDVSALFPDVVNCMQTDNLELKKLVYLYLMNYAKSQPDMAIMAVNTFVKDCEDPNPLIRALAVRTMGCIRVDKITEYLCEPLRKCLKDEDPYVRKTAAVCVAKLHDINAQLVEDQGFLDTLKDLISDSNPMVVANAVAALSEIAESHPSSNLLDLNPQSINKLLTALNECTEWGQIFILDCLANYMPKDDREAQSICERVTPRLSHANSAVVLSAVKVLMKFMEMLSKDLDYYGTLLKKLAPPLVTLLSAEPELQYVALRNINLIVQKRPEILKHEMKVFFVKYNDPIYVKLEKLDIMIRLASQANIAQVLAELKEYATEVDVDFVRKAVRAIGRCAIKVEQSAERCVSTLLDLIQTKVNYVVQEAIVVIKDIFRKYPNKYESVIATLCENLDSLDEPEARAAMIWIVGEYAERIDNADELLESFLEGFHDESTQVQLQLLTAIVKLFLKKPTETQELVQQVLSLATQDSDNPDLRDRGYIYWRLLSTDPVAAKEVVLAEKPLISEETDLIEPTLLDELICYIGTLASVYHKPPSAFVEGSRGVVHKSLPPRTGSSESAESPDTAPSGVQAAEQPAVIPTQGDLLGDLLNLDLGPPVSGPPIATSSVQMGAVDLLGGGLDSLMGGGGGSFAPAPNTAMPANLGAPLGSGLGDLFDLTGGVGTLSGSYVAPKTVWLPAMKAKGLEISGTFSRQVGSISMDLVLTNKALQVMSDFAIQFNRNSFGLAPAAPLQVHAPLAPNQSVEISLPLNTVGSVMKMDPLNNLQVAVKNNIDVFYFSTLYPLHILFVEDGKMERQMFLATWKDIPNENEAQFQIKDCSLNADAVSSKLQGSNIFTIAKRNVEGQDMLYQSLKLTNGIWVLAELRIQPSNPSFTDLEVSRLVVTPGFGLSLAAAWLFLPRVFFSCRPRVSLAASPSRQGLVRGLAPGAELPRS